One window of the Halanaerobium saccharolyticum subsp. saccharolyticum DSM 6643 genome contains the following:
- the ruvX gene encoding Holliday junction resolvase RuvX, which translates to MNKHLLALDPGSYKVGTAVLDYKAQEKEKTIVKIEELIDHLREIFKIYQIEEIIIGNGTGAEKIIEILENNFKNKKINLVEEEFTTEEAQARYLKEKPMSNYEKLLRKIVSWKLKKPLDDYAALIIGEKYLEKLDKKS; encoded by the coding sequence ATGAATAAACATTTGCTTGCTCTAGATCCCGGTAGTTATAAGGTTGGTACAGCTGTTTTAGATTATAAGGCCCAGGAAAAAGAAAAGACTATTGTTAAAATAGAGGAATTAATTGATCATTTAAGAGAAATATTTAAGATATACCAGATTGAAGAGATCATTATTGGTAATGGCACAGGAGCCGAAAAAATAATTGAAATTTTAGAAAATAATTTCAAAAATAAAAAAATTAACTTGGTTGAAGAAGAATTTACTACTGAAGAAGCTCAAGCCCGTTACTTGAAGGAAAAACCAATGTCTAATTACGAAAAGCTGCTCAGAAAAATTGTTAGCTGGAAGCTGAAAAAGCCTTTAGATGACTATGCAGCCTTGATTATTGGTGAAAAATATCTCGAAAAACTTGACAAAAAGTCTTAG
- a CDS encoding S-layer homology domain-containing protein, whose protein sequence is MKKLTITIALMLVVALAMPAFGASFSDVPSDHWAYNAINKLVAAGIVEGYPDGEYKGQQSMTRYEMAVMVSRALDNIVDEMEAMGEGLTTGQAEDVTAIVKSLMEKNTNDELSDAQAEEVADIVDALTFELRSELKVLGAEVDTLGKDVDELAAKVEAMEVPEDNIEFGMDVTTTFEAASYGEDAAEEGYTINLLEDGDAIDESFTSDPDEFTSKKAFFQEYDFNINGMLGDATFNLDVDTIANVFTEEDHVANAVSETNQNDFMMDSALLEVSYNNYSFQIGDLNDYSVAPYFNDEEDREGIEMTTSYMDNDIKTFVLGADVSEDTFGTTTVDSDANDEEYYGVEVARDMEFGRVTGKLYHARDIDFDGFNMAEYAVTAEKNETTILAAQIEDVVITDAISMGAEVAFSDWERDAYTTYDSDASATEAVAADDDSDIYFNVNGEFVATEELTLDATIETVGEDFVGPYNDLEEASDYDMFNVGAEYVLNENNTVTGAYTLVDHNEPEDKSTVELGLENVYGDFTNNASVEFVMNDDYTDDYETMIIVLGTEYAWDETLTLGAELTNKTKDEAGTDAITYNYLTAFADKELADNITWNTEAFFIDGELDEINEGQGNGMTTSLSVSF, encoded by the coding sequence ATGAAAAAACTTACAATTACAATTGCTTTAATGTTAGTCGTAGCATTAGCTATGCCTGCTTTTGGTGCTTCTTTCTCAGACGTACCTTCTGATCACTGGGCATATAATGCTATTAACAAGTTAGTTGCCGCTGGTATCGTTGAAGGATATCCAGATGGTGAGTACAAAGGTCAGCAGTCAATGACTCGTTACGAAATGGCTGTAATGGTTAGCCGCGCTTTAGATAACATTGTTGATGAAATGGAAGCTATGGGCGAAGGTCTAACTACTGGTCAAGCTGAAGACGTTACTGCTATCGTTAAGTCTTTAATGGAAAAGAACACTAACGATGAGCTTTCTGATGCACAAGCTGAAGAAGTAGCAGATATCGTTGATGCATTAACATTTGAACTAAGATCTGAACTTAAGGTTCTTGGTGCAGAAGTTGATACTCTAGGTAAAGACGTAGACGAATTAGCTGCTAAAGTAGAAGCTATGGAAGTACCAGAAGATAACATTGAATTTGGTATGGACGTAACAACTACATTTGAAGCTGCTAGTTATGGTGAAGACGCTGCTGAAGAAGGATACACTATTAATTTATTAGAAGATGGAGATGCTATTGATGAATCATTCACTTCTGATCCAGATGAATTTACATCTAAAAAAGCATTCTTCCAAGAATATGACTTTAATATCAACGGTATGTTAGGAGATGCTACATTTAACTTAGATGTAGATACTATTGCAAATGTATTTACTGAAGAAGATCATGTAGCTAACGCTGTATCTGAAACTAATCAAAATGATTTTATGATGGATTCTGCGTTATTAGAAGTTTCTTATAATAACTATAGTTTCCAGATTGGAGATTTAAATGATTATTCTGTAGCACCATACTTTAACGATGAAGAAGATCGTGAAGGTATTGAAATGACAACTTCTTACATGGATAATGATATTAAAACATTTGTATTAGGTGCAGATGTAAGTGAAGATACTTTTGGAACTACTACTGTTGATTCTGATGCTAATGATGAAGAATATTATGGTGTAGAAGTAGCTAGAGATATGGAATTCGGTAGAGTAACAGGAAAATTATATCATGCTAGAGATATTGATTTCGACGGATTTAATATGGCTGAGTATGCTGTAACTGCCGAGAAGAACGAAACTACTATTTTAGCTGCTCAAATTGAAGATGTAGTTATAACTGATGCAATTTCTATGGGTGCGGAAGTAGCTTTTTCTGATTGGGAGAGAGACGCTTATACAACTTACGACTCTGACGCTTCTGCTACAGAAGCAGTTGCTGCAGATGATGATAGTGATATTTACTTTAATGTAAACGGTGAATTCGTTGCAACTGAAGAATTGACATTAGATGCAACTATTGAAACAGTTGGAGAAGATTTTGTTGGCCCATACAATGATTTAGAAGAAGCTTCAGACTATGATATGTTCAACGTTGGTGCTGAGTATGTATTGAATGAAAACAATACAGTAACTGGTGCTTATACATTAGTTGATCATAATGAACCTGAAGATAAGAGTACTGTTGAACTTGGTTTAGAAAATGTATATGGTGACTTTACTAATAATGCATCTGTAGAATTTGTTATGAATGATGACTATACAGATGATTATGAAACAATGATAATTGTTTTAGGTACTGAGTATGCTTGGGACGAAACACTTACTCTTGGTGCTGAGTTAACTAACAAAACTAAAGATGAAGCTGGTACAGACGCTATCACATATAACTATTTAACAGCATTTGCTGATAAAGAGTTAGCTGATAACATTACTTGGAATACAGAAGCATTCTTCATTGATGGAGAATTAGATGAAATCAATGAAGGTCAAGGTAATGGTATGACAACTTCATTATCTGTAAGCTTCTAA
- the lptB gene encoding LPS export ABC transporter ATP-binding protein — protein MTIKAQKLIKKYNNERVVNEVDLQVERGEIVGLLGPNGAGKTTTFYMILGLINPDGGQIFFDQHNISKLPVYKRARMGIGYLPQEASIFRKLTVGENLKAILEYRELSEKEMETIIMELLAEFHIENLRNRKGFQLSGGERRRVEIARALAADPAFILLDEPFAGVDPIAVNDIQEIIRYLKNRGLGVLITDHSVRETLSITDRAYIMHEGKILLSGSAEEIAENEQARKFYLGDKFKI, from the coding sequence ATGACAATTAAAGCTCAAAAACTAATTAAAAAATATAATAACGAAAGAGTAGTCAACGAAGTTGATCTGCAGGTGGAAAGAGGAGAAATTGTTGGGCTGCTAGGTCCAAATGGTGCTGGTAAGACAACAACTTTTTATATGATTTTAGGTTTGATTAATCCAGATGGAGGCCAAATCTTTTTTGACCAGCACAACATTTCTAAGCTTCCTGTTTATAAGAGAGCTCGGATGGGTATTGGTTATTTACCACAGGAGGCCTCAATTTTTCGCAAATTAACTGTTGGCGAAAATCTAAAAGCTATTTTAGAATATAGAGAACTAAGTGAGAAGGAAATGGAAACTATTATTATGGAACTTTTAGCAGAATTCCATATTGAAAATTTAAGAAACCGCAAAGGCTTTCAGCTTTCTGGTGGCGAAAGAAGAAGAGTGGAGATTGCCAGAGCTCTGGCAGCAGATCCTGCTTTTATCTTACTTGATGAACCATTTGCTGGAGTTGATCCGATTGCAGTTAATGATATTCAGGAAATAATTAGATATCTAAAAAACCGTGGTCTGGGAGTTTTAATAACTGATCACAGTGTTCGCGAAACTTTATCAATCACAGATAGAGCCTACATTATGCATGAGGGTAAAATTCTTTTATCAGGGAGTGCAGAAGAAATTGCAGAAAACGAGCAGGCCCGCAAGTTTTATCTGGGTGACAAATTCAAAATTTAG
- a CDS encoding DUF3084 domain-containing protein, with protein sequence MEIINAFVIIISLVILSGLIAFIGDKIGMKMGKKRVSLFGLRPRYSSIIITILTGVLIAVLSITILLGVYSELRNALFNINDVLNRLERLNQQLAERDQQLSERDQKLAARDQELSRLQQEIEEREQEIAAKEKEITEKEQEIAAKDQELKNVENELKELAKNRDQLQNRVAELSSQREDLETQVTELEEQIADLEADYDDLREVANQLQAGVIYYMGEDIVYQKGDVIYNDVLEGGRSEQETISALNEYLQKANQVALNQEIQVNEETGMALRLQTEDILNAARILYNMDQGSRVIVSLVSRVNVPKNDWLYANFQLYEDFIVFEKDSLISSRVISSDQSSEEIESELEALLQNVNEKAINQGLLPDNSGQVGSINFSQFYELVNRVRSSQAEVKVNVYATTNIWREDRLSDNLKFELETAAEEQNADE encoded by the coding sequence GTGGAGATTATTAACGCATTTGTCATTATAATTTCTTTGGTAATTTTAAGTGGTTTAATAGCCTTTATTGGTGATAAAATTGGAATGAAGATGGGTAAAAAGCGAGTCTCATTATTTGGTCTCCGCCCCCGTTATTCGTCAATAATAATTACAATTTTAACCGGTGTTTTAATTGCTGTACTCTCTATCACAATTTTGTTGGGAGTTTATTCTGAGTTAAGAAATGCATTATTTAATATTAATGATGTTTTAAATAGGTTAGAAAGATTAAATCAACAGCTTGCCGAAAGAGACCAGCAGTTATCGGAAAGAGATCAAAAATTAGCAGCAAGAGATCAGGAGCTATCAAGACTGCAGCAGGAAATAGAAGAACGTGAACAGGAAATAGCGGCAAAAGAAAAAGAAATTACTGAAAAAGAACAAGAAATTGCAGCTAAAGATCAGGAACTGAAAAATGTAGAAAACGAATTAAAAGAGCTGGCTAAAAATAGAGATCAGCTGCAGAATCGAGTTGCCGAACTGAGTTCTCAGAGAGAGGATTTAGAAACACAGGTGACTGAGCTAGAGGAACAGATTGCCGACTTAGAGGCTGATTATGATGATTTGAGAGAGGTAGCAAATCAGCTGCAGGCTGGTGTGATTTATTATATGGGTGAGGATATAGTCTACCAGAAAGGTGATGTAATCTACAATGATGTTTTAGAAGGTGGTCGCAGTGAACAGGAGACTATTTCTGCTTTAAATGAGTATCTACAAAAAGCAAATCAAGTTGCTTTAAATCAGGAGATTCAGGTTAATGAAGAAACCGGGATGGCCTTACGTTTACAGACAGAGGATATTTTAAATGCTGCCCGCATTTTATATAATATGGACCAGGGAAGTAGAGTTATTGTTTCTTTAGTGTCCCGAGTTAATGTTCCTAAAAATGACTGGCTTTATGCCAACTTCCAGCTTTATGAGGATTTTATAGTTTTCGAAAAAGATTCTCTAATTAGCAGTCGAGTTATTAGTTCTGATCAAAGCAGTGAAGAAATTGAAAGTGAACTAGAAGCTTTATTACAAAATGTTAATGAAAAAGCAATTAATCAGGGCTTATTACCCGACAATTCAGGTCAGGTTGGTTCTATTAACTTCAGCCAGTTCTATGAATTAGTTAATCGAGTCCGCTCCAGCCAGGCTGAGGTTAAGGTAAATGTCTATGCAACTACTAATATCTGGCGAGAAGATAGATTGAGCGATAATCTTAAATTTGAACTTGAAACAGCAGCTGAGGAGCAAAATGCTGATGAATAA
- a CDS encoding LptF/LptG family permease produces the protein MKTINKYIYKELIAPFFFGVAAFTGIFIGTDLIFELTEFYTEWGVEVFTLIRLFFLSLPEIIVLTFPMASLLGTIMAYNRLSGDSEITAMRAGGVSIISLVLPALIMGLVTSGVTIGISEFLVPNANYQAEQIMYQARHGEQRPETQYDLFLTPMDSSTRRPDYMLYAHSFNGDNGLMEDVVVQSFEAGEPNSVLKAESAEWLSDGWHFYNGTVFFLDRSNRQPALEFSSYRSNEEIHSPAQAGKLGKDIDEMNIRELNEHIALKEEQGRAAYEERVEMHHRFSIPLASFIFALLAAPLGIKPQRSAGSATGFGISIIIIFIYYVLMTVGDALGSQGSIQPWLGAWLQNIVIFIVGIGLLIKTARQ, from the coding sequence TTGAAAACCATTAATAAATATATCTATAAAGAATTGATTGCACCATTTTTCTTTGGAGTAGCAGCTTTTACCGGTATTTTTATTGGGACTGATTTAATTTTTGAGCTGACAGAATTTTATACAGAGTGGGGAGTAGAGGTTTTTACTTTAATCAGGCTCTTCTTTTTAAGTCTGCCAGAAATTATAGTTCTCACTTTCCCGATGGCTTCACTGCTGGGGACAATTATGGCCTATAATAGGCTTTCTGGTGATAGTGAGATTACTGCTATGAGAGCAGGCGGGGTCAGTATTATTTCACTGGTTTTACCTGCTTTAATTATGGGGCTTGTAACCAGTGGAGTGACTATTGGAATTTCGGAGTTTTTAGTTCCTAATGCTAACTATCAGGCTGAACAGATAATGTATCAGGCCCGACACGGTGAGCAGAGACCGGAAACTCAATATGATTTATTTTTAACTCCAATGGACAGCAGCACCCGCCGCCCAGATTATATGCTTTATGCCCACAGTTTTAATGGAGATAATGGGCTAATGGAAGATGTAGTGGTCCAGAGCTTTGAAGCTGGGGAACCTAATTCAGTGCTCAAAGCAGAAAGTGCTGAATGGTTAAGTGATGGCTGGCATTTTTATAACGGGACTGTTTTTTTCTTAGATCGATCCAACAGGCAGCCGGCGCTCGAATTCAGTTCTTACCGTTCAAATGAAGAAATCCATTCTCCAGCTCAGGCTGGAAAACTTGGTAAAGATATAGATGAGATGAATATTAGAGAATTAAATGAGCATATAGCCTTAAAAGAAGAGCAGGGAAGAGCAGCTTATGAGGAAAGAGTTGAAATGCACCATCGTTTTTCTATTCCCTTAGCCAGCTTTATATTTGCTCTGCTGGCAGCTCCCCTGGGGATTAAACCTCAGCGGTCAGCTGGTTCAGCCACAGGCTTTGGTATCTCAATTATCATTATTTTTATTTATTATGTTTTAATGACTGTCGGTGATGCCTTAGGTAGTCAGGGCAGTATTCAGCCCTGGCTTGGTGCCTGGCTGCAGAATATAGTAATTTTTATTGTTGGGATTGGGCTCTTGATTAAAACAGCCCGCCAGTGA
- a CDS encoding outer membrane protein gives MKNKIIVLMMALMIVGLMAGSAAAADWEAIGGLQIVNVTLDTYNDTIDGFNTVAEGVDPDVDKFDNIDRVPLLYLGAKKKINDKWDLNIRYEYIFGEVEQSYTFGGTSYDNSIAVDLHGLTFLADYEINENWYATGGIGYHQGTKTTDLNGYVYDTAIPGLNPNTSVKPGENEYDLDNGVSLRAGVGYNRSFAENWDFNAQLDYLYIELDDEQQGNIYSKGFAYTAGLTYSF, from the coding sequence GTGAAGAATAAAATTATAGTGTTAATGATGGCTTTGATGATAGTAGGACTGATGGCAGGTAGTGCAGCAGCTGCTGATTGGGAAGCAATTGGTGGCTTGCAGATTGTTAATGTAACTTTAGATACTTATAATGATACCATAGATGGTTTTAATACTGTTGCTGAAGGTGTAGATCCAGATGTAGATAAGTTTGATAATATTGATCGTGTTCCACTTTTATATCTAGGTGCTAAAAAGAAAATTAATGATAAATGGGATTTAAACATTAGATATGAGTATATTTTTGGTGAAGTAGAACAAAGTTATACTTTTGGCGGAACATCTTATGATAATTCAATAGCTGTTGATCTACATGGATTAACATTCTTAGCTGACTATGAAATTAATGAAAACTGGTATGCTACAGGTGGTATTGGTTATCATCAGGGAACAAAGACAACTGATTTGAATGGCTATGTTTATGATACAGCTATTCCTGGTCTAAATCCAAATACTTCTGTAAAACCAGGCGAAAATGAATATGATCTAGACAATGGTGTTAGTTTACGTGCTGGTGTTGGTTACAATAGATCATTTGCAGAAAACTGGGACTTCAATGCTCAGTTAGATTATCTATATATTGAACTTGATGATGAGCAGCAGGGTAATATTTACAGTAAAGGGTTTGCTTATACAGCTGGTTTAACTTATAGTTTCTAA